The genomic interval TCGTCATCTACCAGTAAAAGATGGGCAGGTTTACGGCTCGTCATGCTTCACATCCTCTTGTTTCGGCGTATCGCTGTCCGGTGCCGCGGATGAACTCCCCGGCTGATATTTACGCGACGAGAGCTGTCTTTCGATATCGGTCAGGTTCTCCAGCTTACGCGTCGTGGTATCCAGCTGAGTGCGTAAATGTTGCTGCTGTTGACGCAGCGTATCAAGCTCGCTGTCTGTTGACTGCTGCAGCTTGCTGTAGCGGGAGCGCTCTTCAGACAGCTGAAGCTGTAATGTCTGCCCATCGCGCCAGAGCTGGTATACCGGGCGTACCTGCACAGGAAGATTGACCACAAACGTGTCCAGTCGGGTCACATTGACGCGGCGTTCAACGGGTGTGATTTTCGCATCTGCGAGTAAAATCCCACGCTTGAAAGCGTCCTGCCAGGTGTCTTCATCCAGCATCGCCGCCTTCGAGCGGGCGTCTACCGGTGCCAGACGCTGGGCGCAATCTATTCCACGCAGCCAGAACAGCGGGTTGCTTTCAACGTCATGTCCTGACAGGTTCCAGATGTCGTCACAGCGGGTTGAGAGGAAGTCTGCCAGCTGGTTATCGGGCCATTTATCTTCCTGTTTATCGCTAATGGCACTTTGTGGCGCATGGGAAACACACCCTGCCAGAAATAAACAGGGCAGGCTCAGGCGAAGCGTTTTGCAGGAAAACACCGCGCGTACGGCGCGGAAAAAGACGTGTGACATACTCACCAGACATAGATTCATTTTATTGATTTTTCCGGCTCACGGGCAGTTCGATACGGAAGCAAACATCTGAACGTTCGTCCGCGACAATGTTTAGCTCACCCTGCATGCGTCGTATGCAGTCCCGGGCGATGCTCAGGCCTAAACCGCTTCCTTTCACCGCGCCTTTCCGCTGATGACTCCCCTGGAAAAAGGGTTCGAAGATCATGGTTTTTTCGTCATCTGGGATCGGAGTGCCGGTGTTTGCGACGTCAATAAACACCCGTGAACCATTCGTATTACTTCGGATATAAATGTTACCGGATTCAGTACCATAGTGCACCGCATTGGAGTAAAGATTATCCAGAACGCTCATCAGCAGCATGGGTTCAGCCAGGCACGCAGGCGCATTCAGTTCGACGCCGGTATGCATCATTTTAGCTCTTGCCGGCAAGCTGTGGGCGGAGATCACCATATCCACCAGCGGCTCAATTTCAACGTTTTCCAGTACGACCGCACCATCAGCCAGCTTGCGGTTGTAATCCAGCAGTTGCTCAATCAGCTTTTGCAAATTGCGGCTACTGTTATCCAGAATCTCGACAATTTCTTTCTGTTCTGGCGTAAGGGGCCCGGCCACTTCGTCGGCCAGCAGCTCCGTTCCTTCACGCATGCTGGCCAGCGGCGTTTTAAGCTCATGAGAGATATGGCGCAGGAACTGATGGCGCTGTGATTCGAGCCACGCCAGGCGCTCGGACAGCCAGATAATACGCTGGCCTACGGATCGCAGCTCGCGGGGACCTTTAAAGGCGACCGTATCCCCGAGCGATTTCCCCTCACCCAGGCGGTTGATCATACGCTGGATGCCCTTCACCGGGCCGATGATCATGCGGGTAAAGAGCAGTACCAGCCCGAGGCTCACCAGGAACAGCACCAGCGCCTGCCAGCCGAAGAACTGGCCGCGCTCGGCAATCTCCTGCTGGAGCTGCTGGCCGCGAGAGAAAATCACCGTGCGCGTTGACTGCACCATCTCGGTATTCGCGCTGGCAAAAGCTTCAAGACGCGCGGCGGCAGCGGCATCCGGGCCGCTGTTGCTGCACTGCAGCTGCGCAAGATCGTTCAAATCCTGACGTAACGCCTGATACAGCTTGTCGTCAGGCAAAACCCCCGCATGAGCGTCCAGCATTTCGCTGTAGCGTTTACGCTGACTCTGATAAACCTTTTCCAGCGTCCGATCGTCAAGCACGCAATACTGACGATAGCTACGCTCCATCTCCAGCGCGGCGTTGGTCATCGCTTCACTGCGTCTGGCGTCGATGAGTGTCGTACGGTTGGTCAAAGCCGCCTGCGCGCTCAGCGCGTTCAGACTTTGCCACGCCTGCCAGGCAAGGATCAGCAGCGGCAGCAGGATCAGCAGGAAGGCCATCATGACGAGCTGCCGCAGGGAGCGGGGGAAAACGGGCCAGCGTTTCAACGCATTACTCTCTTAACGGGGGTTTACGCAGAGCGTAACTGAGTCTGCCCTTCAGATACAACAAAGCCGGGTAAAAACCCGGCTTTGTCATGGAATGAGGCGGTGCCTAACTCGACGTTTCGCCCTGGCCTGATAAAGCATCGCTATGATCAGTAGTTGGACGGCAGGCACCTTTTTGTGCGTCATTCGAAGTTTATGTAGCGCGTCCCGGAGGGGCTGACATAAGAAGGTGAATGAGCCACTGGT from Enterobacter sp. JBIWA008 carries:
- the qseG gene encoding two-component system QseEF-associated lipoprotein QseG, whose product is MNLCLVSMSHVFFRAVRAVFSCKTLRLSLPCLFLAGCVSHAPQSAISDKQEDKWPDNQLADFLSTRCDDIWNLSGHDVESNPLFWLRGIDCAQRLAPVDARSKAAMLDEDTWQDAFKRGILLADAKITPVERRVNVTRLDTFVVNLPVQVRPVYQLWRDGQTLQLQLSEERSRYSKLQQSTDSELDTLRQQQQHLRTQLDTTTRKLENLTDIERQLSSRKYQPGSSSAAPDSDTPKQEDVKHDEP
- the qseE gene encoding two component system sensor histidine kinase QseE/GlrK → MKRWPVFPRSLRQLVMMAFLLILLPLLILAWQAWQSLNALSAQAALTNRTTLIDARRSEAMTNAALEMERSYRQYCVLDDRTLEKVYQSQRKRYSEMLDAHAGVLPDDKLYQALRQDLNDLAQLQCSNSGPDAAAAARLEAFASANTEMVQSTRTVIFSRGQQLQQEIAERGQFFGWQALVLFLVSLGLVLLFTRMIIGPVKGIQRMINRLGEGKSLGDTVAFKGPRELRSVGQRIIWLSERLAWLESQRHQFLRHISHELKTPLASMREGTELLADEVAGPLTPEQKEIVEILDNSSRNLQKLIEQLLDYNRKLADGAVVLENVEIEPLVDMVISAHSLPARAKMMHTGVELNAPACLAEPMLLMSVLDNLYSNAVHYGTESGNIYIRSNTNGSRVFIDVANTGTPIPDDEKTMIFEPFFQGSHQRKGAVKGSGLGLSIARDCIRRMQGELNIVADERSDVCFRIELPVSRKNQ